In a genomic window of Drosophila takahashii strain IR98-3 E-12201 chromosome 3L, DtakHiC1v2, whole genome shotgun sequence:
- the LOC108060802 gene encoding peritrophin-44: MARIEGFSMETKCKLWAGSGYIGDPSDCQSWGFCEDNKLIERRGCNEGLLYNFRRGTCDKASDVICHSQISEICASLQPGDYIADPSNCRRFVKCEDIDEPTWGDCGEDHVFSNELQTCQQETSGCPQDNMCSHMKDGSFVGDPSNCQNYYKCHNGFGIPLNCSAGRYFNRKSGNCQSWLPDYCSKDEETPPAMPPTTNFQVCFKYYPKDRTGLQLLPDLMTCYGYYACTSPFDVGRWSSCPWEQHFEWWSQRCGSPKDNSCSYDRCGNMNQLQVATINTGCREYTVCQDFRSQRSEKCPDDLPYFNEISRQCTDKFPNHRVCFMDG, translated from the coding sequence ATGGCAAGAATCGAAGGATTTTCGATGGAGACAAAATGCAAGCTGTGGGCAGGAAGCGGTTATATAGGAGACCCTAGTGATTGCCAAAGCTGGGGATTTTGCGAGGACAATAAACTAATCGAACGACGTGGATGCAATGAGGGATTGCTGTACAACTTTCGACGTGGAACCTGCGATAAGGCATCGGACGTGATATGTCATTCTCAGATCTCAGAGATTTGCGCCAGCCTTCAGCCAGGGGACTATATCGCCGATCCTTCGAATTGCCGGAGATTCGTCAAGTGCGAGGACATCGATGAACCGACTTGGGGCGACTGTGGCGAGGATCACGTGTTCAGCAACGAGCTGCAAACCTGCCAGCAGGAAACTTCCGGCTGTCCACAGGATAACATGTGCTCCCATATGAAAGACGGTTCCTTCGTGGGCGATCCCAGTAACTGTCAGAATTATTATAAATGCCACAATGGATTCGGCATTCCGTTAAACTGCTCCGCCGGTCGATACTTCAATCGAAAATCGGGTAATTGTCAATCCTGGCTACCAGATTACTGCTCCAAGGACGAGGAGACGCCTCCGGCTATGCCCCCCACCACGAATTTTCAAGTTTGCTTTAAATACTATCCGAAAGATAGAACCGGACTGCAGCTCCTGCCGGATTTGATGACATGCTACGGGTATTACGCCTGCACTTCGCCATTCGACGTGGGAAGATGGAGCAGCTGTCCTTGGGAACAGCATTTTGAGTGGTGGAGTCAGCGGTGTGGTTCGCCGAAGGACAACAGCTGCTCCTACGATCGCTGTGGCAATATGAACCAACTTCAGGTGGCCACCATCAACACGGGCTGCAGGGAGTACACCGTCTGCCAGGACTTTCGCTCGCAGAGATCGGAAAAGTGCCCCGACGATCTTCCCTATTTCAACGAGATTTCGAGACAGTGCACAGATAAGTTCCCCAATCACAGGGTGTGCTTCATGGATGGTTaa
- the CCDC151 gene encoding outer dynein arm-docking complex subunit 3 gives MESDKLNELNRQINEIKKRILLAEGQKTANAAEWQKQNRINCDTIGSLKKDIKELTVKASRLRNPLQRPVVIKESTGESRRAQSCTPTLIVGKATYPVGAKNADDAIFLTDLKITESRKQMDLLRHRFKSRQQHFSKLVEKYRGLLANKEAQNQNLGEKPPETLEEDANRKLVCQLENEIHRTNVQWMEAEHIRKKYRSIEASLMTDAERFERSLRELEASLSDQKAEIERLQQVHNEAVEMRDAAKVILQRQEQQANLSQKTRERQALDFRKQVEARKLELERIGRKLFAETKTLVHQDSVGSSSGDQHTAKTENGEEEPVSQLESVTSDMESLFKQLMEASGATSPFEVFERFSAQKESAARLNYLRKAAEAEKANLEAEREALTSELEASKFSDVKESEVNQEVIEQIKNSIAAMEQDRQLDTDEAGKSMGVLKYLKERICEMIFKVQEVDESNIEIPERKLHVSVAELPNFLAHTAEDEDMIEILKLKIKRCQELSKSEDVPPFDIPKLDIVDEEEEDMYKAEPPKSPSAPEGEKPQPMPVCYYNLFAGRAQRAAGTSSSSPEQAPAAVATTDDDNEVPSRNFLKRQSVLIVDSKSRRKPFRPTPGGRRK, from the exons ATGGAATCGGACAAGTTAAACGAATTGAACCGACAAATAAATGAGATTAAAAAGCGCATTTTACTGGCAG AGGGCCAAAAGACGGCAAATGCGGCCGAGTGGCAGAAGCAGAACCGCATCAACTGTGACACAATTGGCTCCTTGAAGAAGGACATCAAGGAGCTGACAGTTAAGGCAAGTCGACTGCGAAATCCCCTCCAGCGACCGGTGGTCATCAAGGAATCGACAGGGGAATCCCGGAGGGCGCAGAGCTGTACGCCCACATTGATTGTGGGCAAGGCCACCTATCCCGTGGGAGCCAAAAATGCCGATGATGCGATATTTCTAACTGATCTCAAGATTACCGAGAGTCGCAAGCAGATGGATCTGCTGCGGCATCGCTTCAAGTCGCGCCAACAGCACTTCAGTAAGCTGGTGGAGAAATACAGGGGATTGCTGGCCAACAAGGAGGCTCAGAACCAGAATCTGGGTGAAAAGCCACCCGAAACCCTTGAGGAGGATGCCAACAGGAAG CTTGTGTGCCAGCTGGAGAACGAGATCCACCGCACCAACGTGCAGTGGATGGAGGCGGAGCACATCCGCAAGAAGTACCGCTCCATCGAGGCGTCCCTGATGACGGATGCGGAGCGCTTCGAGCGGAGTCTGCGGGAGCTGGAGGCCTCGCTGAGTGACCAGAAGGCGGAGATTGAGCGACTGCAGCAGGTGCACAACGAGGCGGTCGAGATGAGGGACGCGGCCAAGGTGATTCTGCAgcggcaggagcagcaggccaATCTGTCGCAGAAGACGCGGGAGCGGCAGGCCCTCGACTTCCGCAAGCAGGTGGAGGCTCGCAAGCTGGAGCTGGAGCGGATTGGGCGCAAGCTCTTTGCCGAAACGAAGACACTGGTCCATCAGGACAGCGTGGGTTCCAGCTCGGGCGATCAGCATACAGCCAAGACGGAGAACGGCGAGGAGGAGCCGGTGTCCCAGCTGGAGAGCGTTACCAGCGACATGGAGTCCCTGTTCAAGCAGCTCATGGAGGCCTCCGGAGCCACCTCGCCCTTCGAGGTCTTCGAGAGATTCAGCGCCCAGAAGGAGTCCGCAGCCCGCTTGAATTACCTGCGCAAGGCGGCCGAAGCGGAAAAGGCCAATTTGGAGGCGGAACGGGAGGCTTTGACCAGCGAACTGGAAGCCTCCAAGTTCTCAGACGTCAAGGAGAGTGAAGT TAACCAAGAGGTTATCGAGCAGATCAAGAACAGCATCGCCGCCATGGAGCAAGATCGCCAACTGGACACTGACGAGGCGGGCAAATCTATGGGGGTGCTAAAGTATCTGAAAGAGCGCATCTGCGAGATGATCTTCAAGGTGCAGGAGGTGGACGAGAGCAATATCGAGATACCCGAAAGGAAACTCCATGTTAGCGTGGCAGAACTACCCAATTTTCTGGCCCATACTGCCGAGGATGAGGATATGATTGAG ATCCTTAAACTGAAGATCAAGCGCTGCCAAGAGCTGAGCAAATCGGAGGATGTGCCGCCGTTCGATATACCCAAGTTGGACATAGTTGATGAGGAGGAAGAGGACATGTACAAGGCGGAGCCGCCCAAGTCCCCATCCGCCCCCGAGGGCGAGAAGCCACAGCCCATGCCCGTTTGCTACTACAACCTGTTCGCAGGAAGAGCCCAGAGAGCTGCCGGCACCTCCTCATCTTCTCCAGAACAGGCTCCGGCGGCgg TGGCCACCACCGATGATGATAATGAAGTGCCCTCCCGCAACTTCCTGAAGCGACAATCCGTGCTTATTGTCGACTCAAAGTCCCGACGTAAACCATTTAGACCCACACCCGGAGGAAGGCGCAAATAA